The following proteins come from a genomic window of Iamia sp. SCSIO 61187:
- a CDS encoding Fur family transcriptional regulator: MTSDTSADRAAILRQHGLQVTAQRLAVLGAVAERPHGTANDIDEAVRAEIGTVSRQAVYDVLAALTEKGLLRRIQPAGSPARYEARVGDNHHHLICRTCNQVVDVDCAVGETPCLTAAENAGYEVDEAEVIYWGRCPACARTPIPTP; encoded by the coding sequence GTGACCTCGGACACCTCGGCCGACCGGGCCGCGATCCTCCGCCAGCACGGCCTCCAGGTCACCGCCCAGCGCCTGGCCGTCCTCGGGGCCGTCGCGGAGCGGCCCCACGGCACCGCCAACGACATCGACGAGGCCGTCCGGGCCGAGATCGGCACCGTGTCCCGCCAGGCCGTCTACGACGTCCTGGCCGCCCTCACCGAGAAGGGCCTCCTCCGCCGCATCCAGCCGGCCGGGTCCCCCGCCCGCTACGAGGCCCGGGTGGGCGACAACCACCACCACCTGATCTGCCGGACCTGCAACCAGGTCGTCGACGTCGACTGCGCGGTGGGGGAGACCCCCTGCCTCACCGCCGCCGAGAACGCCGGCTACGAGGTCGACGAGGCCGAGGTCATCTACTGGGGCCGTTGCCCCGCGTGCGCCCGCACACCCATCCCCACCCCCTGA
- a CDS encoding alpha/beta fold hydrolase: protein MSRIPLRTVTLHGHEVSYRMGGEGPVVLLIHGMAGSSRTWKDVTDLLVGDGHTVVAPDLLGHGLSAKPMGDYSLGAFASGLRDLLGVLDIEGATIVGQSLGGGVAMQLAYQHPELVERLVLVCSGGLGREVSWMLRALTLPGAELVMPVIFPSFVRDRGNAVSRVLHERGLRAPHLAEMWRAYASLAGAENRSAFLRTLRSVVDPGGQTVSALDRLYLAAAVPTLIVWGDQDPIIPLDHGRAAHEAIVGSRFEVLEGCGHFPHVEEPQRFVEVLEDFIATTEPAQAETADFRQLLVAHAEATSGL, encoded by the coding sequence ATGTCGCGCATCCCGCTCCGCACGGTCACCCTCCACGGTCACGAGGTCAGCTACCGGATGGGCGGTGAGGGACCCGTCGTCTTGCTGATCCACGGGATGGCGGGGTCGTCGCGCACCTGGAAGGACGTCACCGACCTGCTGGTGGGCGACGGGCACACGGTCGTCGCACCCGACCTCCTGGGTCACGGGCTGTCGGCCAAGCCCATGGGGGACTACTCGCTCGGCGCCTTCGCCAGTGGCCTGCGCGACCTCCTCGGGGTCCTCGACATCGAGGGGGCCACGATCGTGGGTCAGTCCCTCGGCGGCGGCGTCGCCATGCAGCTCGCCTACCAGCACCCCGAGCTGGTCGAGCGCCTGGTCCTCGTCTGCAGCGGAGGTCTGGGACGGGAGGTCAGCTGGATGCTGCGGGCCCTCACCCTCCCCGGGGCCGAGCTCGTGATGCCCGTCATCTTCCCGTCCTTCGTGCGCGACCGAGGCAACGCCGTGAGCCGCGTGCTGCACGAGCGGGGCCTGCGGGCACCCCACCTCGCCGAGATGTGGCGGGCCTACGCCTCGCTGGCCGGGGCGGAGAACCGGAGCGCGTTCCTGCGCACCTTGCGATCGGTGGTCGATCCCGGGGGCCAGACCGTCTCGGCCCTCGACCGCCTGTACCTGGCCGCCGCCGTCCCGACCCTCATCGTCTGGGGCGACCAGGACCCGATCATCCCCCTGGACCACGGACGCGCCGCCCACGAGGCCATCGTCGGGAGCCGGTTCGAGGTGCTGGAGGGCTGCGGCCACTTCCCGCACGTCGAGGAGCCGCAGCGGTTCGTCGAGGTGCTGGAGGACTTCATCGCCACCACCGAGCCGGCCCAGGCCGAGACCGCGGACTTCCGGCAGCTCCTGGTCGCCCACGCCGAGGCCACCTCGGGCCTCTGA
- a CDS encoding dodecin family protein produces MSVYKVIELIGTSESSWEDAAATAITSARQSVRGLRVAEVVEQDIDLAEGDTLTYRVKLRVSFKYEGGE; encoded by the coding sequence ATGAGCGTCTACAAGGTGATCGAGCTGATCGGGACGAGCGAGTCGTCGTGGGAGGACGCCGCGGCCACCGCCATCACGTCCGCTCGCCAGAGCGTGCGCGGCCTGCGCGTCGCCGAGGTCGTCGAGCAGGACATCGACCTCGCCGAGGGCGACACCCTCACCTACCGGGTCAAGCTCCGGGTCTCGTTCAAGTACGAGGGCGGCGAGTAG
- the ppdK gene encoding pyruvate, phosphate dikinase: MPLIYAFDHRHRKPPMELKDLLGGKGANLAEMSSVLELPVPPGFTITTAACVTYMDEGWPPGLDQEVERHLAKLEKKMGSVLGDTEDPLLLSVRSGAKFSMPGMMDTVLNLGLNDRTVRAFAKANDDEGFAYRSYARLLSMYGRVVLGASAEPFDEALDEARVAAGVDDEAALGADAWKALCKQYKATIRSATGKPFPQDPHVQLRAAIEAVFRSWNGARAIAYREQEGIDHRLGTAVNVQAMVFGNRDDRSGTGVAFTRNAATGENVPYGDFLLNAQGEDVVAGVRITKPLDALADDFPDLHAELLGHMHELEAHYRDMLDLEFTIDQGKLWMLQVRVGKRTGPAALRMAVEMTTDRHIKLTRAEAVGRVKPDQLDQVLHPRLVDHDHTVVAKGLAASPGAAVGVVVFSADDAVERARSGDSVILVRKETNPDDVHGMLAATGLLTTRGGLVSHAAVVARGWGKPAVVGADAVKIHGRSFTVGDVTVEEGDTISIDGTSGEVALGAATLTAPEPSPEFDTLLSWADALRRGKLAVRANADNAEDAANALRFGAEGIGLCRTEHMFLRADRLPIVQQMILADTDEDEAAALDELRRVQHQDFVEILEVMDGLPVLVRLLDPPLHEFLPHVEDLDLKEAAGTLTDEEKRLRAAAEDWAEANPMLGIRGVRLAVMKPGLYGMQVRALLDAVRDRVQAGGKPIVEVMIPLTVSREEMELARSWVIAAAEELGVTSTLLIGTMIETPRAAVVADQLARVSDFFSFGTNDLTQMTFGFSRDDVEAKMMPRYVQQGLLPGDPFASIDTDGVGALVRIAVEKARAVKRRLPIGVCGEHGGDPDSIAFFRSAGLDYVSCSPFRVPVARLAAAQACIADG, translated from the coding sequence ATGCCGCTGATCTATGCCTTCGACCACCGTCACCGGAAGCCCCCGATGGAGCTGAAGGACCTGTTGGGCGGCAAGGGGGCGAACCTGGCCGAGATGTCCTCGGTGCTGGAGCTGCCGGTGCCACCGGGGTTCACCATCACCACCGCCGCCTGCGTCACCTACATGGACGAGGGCTGGCCCCCCGGCCTCGACCAGGAGGTCGAGCGCCACCTCGCCAAGCTCGAGAAGAAGATGGGCTCGGTCCTGGGCGACACCGAGGACCCGCTGCTCCTCTCGGTCCGGTCGGGCGCCAAGTTCTCGATGCCGGGGATGATGGACACCGTCTTGAACCTCGGCCTCAACGACCGCACCGTGCGGGCCTTCGCCAAGGCCAACGACGACGAGGGGTTCGCCTACCGCTCCTACGCCCGCCTCCTGTCGATGTACGGGCGGGTGGTGCTGGGGGCGTCGGCCGAGCCCTTCGACGAGGCCCTCGACGAGGCGCGCGTCGCCGCCGGGGTCGACGACGAGGCCGCCCTCGGAGCCGACGCGTGGAAGGCGCTGTGCAAGCAGTACAAGGCGACGATCCGCTCGGCCACGGGCAAGCCGTTCCCCCAGGACCCCCACGTCCAGCTGCGCGCCGCCATCGAAGCGGTGTTCCGCTCGTGGAACGGCGCCCGGGCCATCGCCTACCGGGAGCAGGAGGGCATCGACCACCGCCTCGGCACGGCGGTGAACGTGCAGGCGATGGTGTTCGGCAACCGCGACGACCGGTCCGGCACCGGGGTCGCGTTCACCCGCAACGCCGCCACCGGTGAGAACGTCCCCTACGGCGACTTCCTGCTCAACGCCCAGGGCGAGGACGTGGTGGCCGGCGTGCGCATCACCAAGCCGCTGGACGCCCTGGCCGACGACTTCCCCGACCTGCACGCCGAGCTGCTCGGCCACATGCACGAGCTCGAGGCCCACTACCGGGACATGCTCGACCTGGAGTTCACGATCGACCAAGGGAAGCTCTGGATGCTGCAGGTCCGGGTGGGCAAGCGCACGGGCCCGGCGGCGCTGCGGATGGCCGTCGAGATGACCACCGACCGCCACATCAAGCTGACGCGCGCCGAGGCCGTCGGGCGGGTGAAGCCCGACCAGCTCGACCAGGTGCTCCACCCCCGCCTCGTCGACCACGACCACACCGTCGTCGCCAAGGGCCTGGCCGCCTCGCCCGGGGCGGCGGTGGGGGTCGTGGTGTTCTCCGCCGACGACGCCGTCGAGCGGGCCCGGTCGGGCGACTCGGTGATCCTCGTCCGCAAGGAGACCAACCCCGACGACGTGCACGGCATGCTGGCCGCGACCGGGCTCCTGACGACCCGGGGCGGCCTCGTCTCGCACGCCGCCGTCGTCGCCCGGGGCTGGGGGAAGCCGGCCGTCGTCGGTGCCGACGCGGTGAAGATCCACGGCCGCTCCTTCACCGTCGGCGACGTGACGGTGGAGGAGGGCGACACGATCTCGATCGACGGCACCAGCGGGGAGGTCGCCCTCGGGGCGGCGACGCTCACGGCGCCCGAGCCGTCGCCGGAGTTCGACACCCTCCTCTCGTGGGCCGACGCCCTGCGGCGGGGGAAGCTCGCCGTCCGGGCCAACGCCGACAACGCCGAGGACGCCGCCAACGCCCTCCGCTTCGGCGCCGAGGGGATCGGCCTGTGCCGGACCGAGCACATGTTCCTGCGCGCCGACCGGCTGCCGATCGTCCAGCAGATGATCCTGGCCGACACCGACGAGGACGAGGCGGCCGCCCTCGACGAGCTCCGTCGGGTGCAGCACCAGGACTTCGTCGAGATCCTCGAGGTCATGGACGGGCTGCCCGTCCTGGTGCGGCTGCTCGACCCGCCGCTCCACGAGTTCCTGCCCCACGTCGAGGACCTCGACCTCAAGGAGGCGGCGGGCACGCTCACCGACGAGGAGAAGCGGCTCCGGGCGGCGGCCGAGGACTGGGCCGAGGCCAACCCCATGCTCGGCATCCGGGGCGTCCGCCTGGCCGTGATGAAGCCCGGCCTCTACGGCATGCAGGTCCGGGCCCTGCTCGACGCGGTGCGGGACCGGGTGCAGGCGGGCGGCAAGCCCATCGTCGAGGTGATGATCCCGCTCACCGTCTCCCGCGAGGAGATGGAGCTCGCCCGCTCCTGGGTGATCGCCGCGGCCGAGGAGCTCGGCGTCACCAGCACCCTGCTCATCGGGACGATGATCGAGACCCCGCGCGCCGCGGTCGTCGCCGACCAGCTCGCCCGGGTCTCGGACTTCTTCAGCTTCGGGACCAACGACCTGACCCAGATGACCTTCGGGTTCAGCCGTGACGACGTCGAGGCCAAGATGATGCCCCGGTACGTCCAGCAGGGGCTCCTGCCGGGAGACCCGTTCGCGTCGATCGACACCGACGGCGTGGGCGCGCTGGTGCGGATCGCGGTCGAGAAGGCCCGGGCCGTGAAGCGCCGCCTCCCGATCGGCGTCTGCGGCGAGCACGGGGGCGACCCCGACTCCATCGCCTTCTTCCGCTCGGCCGGGCTCGACTACGTGTCGTGCTCGCCGTTCCGGGTGCCCGTCGCCCGCCTCGCCGCCGCCCAGGCCTGCATCGCCGACGGCTGA